A genomic window from Nomascus leucogenys isolate Asia chromosome 10, Asia_NLE_v1, whole genome shotgun sequence includes:
- the THAP2 gene encoding THAP domain-containing protein 2 has product MPTNCAAAGCATTYNKHINISFHRFPLDPKRRKEWVRLVRRKNFVPGKHTFLCSKHFEASCFDLTGQTRRLKMDAVPTIFDFCTHIKSVKLKSRNLLKKNNSCSPAGPSNLKSNISSQQVLLEHSYAFRNPMEAKKRIIKLEKEIASLRRKMKTCLQKERRATRRWIKATCLVKNLEANSVLPKGTSEHMLPTALSSLPLEDFKILEQDQQDKTMPSLNLKQTNSTFI; this is encoded by the exons gtttcctTTGGatcctaaaagaagaaaagaatgggtTCGCCTGGTTAGGCGCAAAAATTTTGTGCCAGGAAAACACACTTTTCTTTGTTCAAAGCACTTTGAAGCCTCCTGTTTTGACCTAACAGGACAAACTCGACGACTTAAAATGGATGCTGTTCCAAccatttttgatttttgtacCCATATAAAGTCTGTG AAACTCAAGTCAAGGAatcttttgaagaaaaacaacagTTGTTCCCCAGCTGGACCATCTAATTTAAAATCAAACATTAGTAGTCAGCAAGTACTACTTGAACACAGCTATGCCTTTAGGAATCCTATGGAGGCAAAAAAGAGGATCattaaactggaaaaagaaatagcaagcttaagaagaaaaatgaaaacttgccTACAAAAGGAACGCAGAGCAACTCGAAGATGGATCAAAGCCACGTGTTTGGTAAAGAATTTAGAAGCGAATAGTGTGTTACCTAAAGGTACATCAGAACACATGTTACCAACTGCCTTAAGCAGTCTTCCTTTGGAAGATTTTAAGATCCTTGAACAAGATCAACAAGATAAAACAATGCCAAGTCTAAATCTAAAACAGACCAACAGTACCTTCATTTAA